A genomic window from Flavobacterium johnsoniae includes:
- a CDS encoding DUF2271 domain-containing protein gives MKSILKIALTSAFIFLLSFQTQAQSSKYKCMLQMNNYMGEGAYIVVSLVNASGEYEKTLYVMGDDKKWYKSLKEWNKFHTAQKSDDISAKTGASVTGGDRSVTTIEIENSKINKGYKLRFESAVEDQKYYVSDLEIPLTTEGLADKTEGKGYIKYVRLNKI, from the coding sequence ATGAAATCAATATTAAAAATTGCTCTTACAAGCGCTTTTATCTTTTTACTTTCTTTTCAAACTCAAGCACAATCTAGCAAATACAAATGCATGCTTCAAATGAATAATTATATGGGAGAAGGTGCCTATATCGTTGTTTCTTTAGTGAATGCAAGCGGCGAGTATGAAAAAACGCTTTATGTAATGGGCGATGATAAGAAATGGTACAAATCATTAAAAGAATGGAATAAATTTCACACTGCTCAAAAATCTGATGATATCAGTGCAAAAACAGGTGCTTCTGTTACTGGCGGAGATCGTAGTGTAACAACTATCGAAATTGAAAATTCTAAAATTAATAAAGGATATAAATTACGTTTTGAATCGGCTGTAGAAGACCAAAAATATTATGTAAGCGATCTTGAAATTCCGCTTACAACTGAAGGGCTTGCTGATAAAACAGAAGGTAAAGGTTATATCAAATACGTAAGGCTAAACAAAATATAA
- a CDS encoding ribonucleoside-diphosphate reductase subunit alpha, translated as MNTIDTNPANNFEQAIDTKMWWKNSESEQILNRGYLLKGETVEGAIDRICTAASKRLYKPELKESFMEMIERGWMSISSPVWANMGTERGLPISCFNVHVPDKIEGITHKLGEVIMQTKIGGGTSGYFGELRERGSAVTDNGKSSGAVSFMKLFDTAMDTISQGGVRRGAFAAYLDIDHPDIEEFLKIKSIGNPIQNLFTGICVPDYWMQEMIDGDAEKRQVWAKVLESRQQKGLPYIFFSDNVNKNKPQVYKDQNLRINASNLCSEIMLPSTHDESFICCLSSMNLELYDEWKDTEAVKLAIFFLDAVLQEFIEKTEGNYYLSAANKFAKRHRALGLGVLGWHSYLQKNMIPFEGMEAKMKTTEIFKHISDKADKASQDLARIYGEPELLKGYGRRNTTTMAIAPTTSSSAILGQTSPGIEPFSSNYYKAGLSKGNFMRKNKYLKKLLEEKGLDNEEVWRGIMLNGGSVQHMEQLTQEEKDVFKTFKEISQLEIVQQAGIRQKFVDQGQSLNLNIPAELAIKDVNRLMIEAWQQGVKSLYYQRSQSVSKELVTSLVSCSSCES; from the coding sequence ATGAATACGATAGACACAAACCCAGCAAATAATTTTGAACAAGCAATAGATACCAAAATGTGGTGGAAAAATTCTGAAAGTGAGCAGATTTTAAACCGCGGTTATCTTTTGAAAGGTGAAACAGTAGAAGGTGCAATTGATAGAATTTGTACCGCTGCTTCAAAAAGACTTTACAAACCAGAATTGAAAGAGTCTTTTATGGAAATGATCGAAAGAGGCTGGATGAGTATCAGTTCGCCAGTTTGGGCAAATATGGGAACAGAAAGAGGATTGCCAATTTCTTGTTTTAATGTTCACGTTCCAGATAAAATTGAAGGAATTACACATAAATTGGGCGAAGTTATCATGCAAACCAAAATTGGAGGAGGAACTTCTGGTTATTTTGGAGAATTGCGTGAACGCGGAAGTGCTGTAACAGATAACGGAAAGAGTAGTGGAGCAGTTAGCTTTATGAAACTTTTTGACACGGCAATGGACACTATTTCTCAAGGTGGAGTTCGTCGTGGTGCATTTGCGGCATATTTAGATATTGATCACCCAGATATCGAAGAATTTTTGAAAATTAAAAGTATCGGAAACCCAATTCAGAACTTGTTTACAGGAATCTGTGTACCAGATTATTGGATGCAGGAAATGATTGATGGTGATGCAGAAAAAAGACAAGTTTGGGCAAAAGTTTTAGAAAGCCGTCAGCAAAAAGGACTTCCATATATTTTCTTTAGTGACAACGTAAATAAAAACAAGCCGCAAGTTTATAAAGATCAGAATCTTAGAATTAACGCTAGTAATTTGTGTAGCGAAATTATGCTTCCGTCAACTCACGATGAATCATTTATCTGCTGTCTTTCTTCTATGAATTTAGAATTATATGACGAATGGAAAGATACTGAAGCGGTAAAATTGGCGATCTTTTTCTTAGATGCTGTTTTACAAGAATTCATCGAAAAAACAGAAGGAAACTATTATCTTTCTGCGGCTAATAAATTTGCTAAAAGACACCGTGCACTTGGTTTAGGAGTTTTAGGATGGCATTCTTATCTACAAAAAAATATGATTCCGTTTGAAGGAATGGAAGCTAAAATGAAAACAACGGAGATTTTCAAACATATCAGCGACAAAGCGGATAAAGCAAGTCAGGATTTGGCTAGAATTTACGGAGAACCAGAATTGCTTAAAGGTTACGGAAGACGTAATACTACAACAATGGCAATCGCTCCGACAACTTCATCTTCTGCTATTTTAGGACAAACTTCGCCAGGAATTGAACCTTTCAGCAGTAACTATTACAAAGCTGGATTGAGCAAAGGTAATTTTATGCGTAAAAACAAATACCTTAAAAAGCTGTTAGAAGAAAAAGGTCTTGATAATGAAGAAGTGTGGAGAGGAATTATGCTAAACGGAGGAAGTGTTCAACACATGGAACAATTGACTCAAGAAGAAAAAGATGTTTTTAAAACATTTAAAGAAATCAGTCAGTTAGAAATTGTGCAACAAGCTGGAATTCGTCAGAAATTTGTAGATCAAGGACAAAGTTTAAATCTTAATATTCCAGCAGAATTGGCGATTAAAGATGTAAACCGTTTAATGATAGAAGCTTGGCAGCAAGGAGTTAAAAGTTTATACTATCAAAGAAGCCAGAGTGTTTCTAAAGAATTAGTAACAAGTCTTGTTTCGTGCAGCAGTTGCGAATCATAA
- a CDS encoding ribonucleotide-diphosphate reductase subunit beta: MSIFDKRINYKPFEYPEVLQFTEAINKAYWVHTEVDFTADTQDFHAHLDLAEKTAIKNSLLAIAQIEVAVKSFWGNIYEHFPKPEFNGLGTTFAECEFRHSEAYSRLLEVLGYNDEFERLLDVPVVRRRVDYLSNVLKDTKSQDNRKYMVSLILFSILIENVSLFSQFAILLSFTRFKGYMKNVSNIIAWTSIDEQIHANGGIYIINKIRDEFPEYFDADTLELIRETVKESITVEADILDWIFENGPVETINKEDLVNFMKFRIDESLKQINIETIFNVSPDEYSKMTWFEEEVFANSLDDFFAKRPVEYTKHDKSITANDLF, translated from the coding sequence ATGTCAATTTTCGATAAAAGAATCAATTATAAACCTTTTGAATATCCAGAGGTTCTCCAATTTACTGAAGCAATAAATAAAGCTTACTGGGTTCATACAGAGGTTGATTTTACTGCAGATACGCAAGATTTTCATGCTCATTTAGATTTGGCAGAAAAAACGGCTATTAAAAATAGTTTATTGGCAATTGCACAAATTGAAGTAGCTGTAAAAAGTTTTTGGGGCAATATATATGAGCATTTTCCAAAACCAGAATTCAACGGATTGGGAACAACCTTTGCAGAATGTGAATTTAGACATTCTGAAGCGTATTCTCGTTTATTGGAAGTTTTAGGATATAATGATGAATTCGAAAGATTATTAGACGTTCCTGTAGTTCGCAGACGTGTAGATTATCTTTCTAATGTATTGAAAGACACTAAATCTCAGGACAACAGAAAATATATGGTGTCGCTGATTTTGTTCAGTATTTTGATTGAAAATGTTTCGTTGTTCAGCCAGTTTGCTATTTTATTGTCATTCACAAGATTCAAAGGATATATGAAAAATGTGAGCAATATTATCGCGTGGACTTCAATTGACGAACAAATTCATGCAAATGGCGGAATTTACATTATCAATAAAATCCGTGATGAATTTCCAGAATATTTCGATGCCGATACTTTAGAATTAATTAGAGAAACGGTTAAAGAATCTATTACGGTTGAAGCAGATATTTTAGATTGGATTTTTGAAAATGGTCCAGTAGAAACAATCAACAAAGAAGACTTGGTAAACTTTATGAAATTTAGAATTGATGAAAGTTTGAAACAAATCAACATCGAAACTATTTTTAATGTTTCTCCAGACGAATATTCAAAAATGACTTGGTTCGAAGAAGAAGTTTTTGCAAACAGTTTAGACGATTTCTTTGCTAAACGTCCAGTTGAATATACAAAACACGATAAAAGTATCACAGCAAACGATCTTTTTTAA
- a CDS encoding tetratricopeptide repeat protein, whose protein sequence is MSAKKILFIILFCYSFAANAQKLQISTSKNELKNIESILLQEKNFGTDTTALKEYLSPLNKITKYQSIYKGLLANGFSNYYTSRNKTSENYYLNSIQKAKTSHNISLEIWAKLNYINYLYFYRDYIKLTPFLLEIMENLEPLRAEQIINADETYKRIGWILHTFGDYKKSLHYLKLAEKQAVKNTSEYASIINSIGLNYLYIQDYKMATYYLNETAKISSQIHDDVRYAKALGDLAMVSQHKGDFEKAITYLKKDIQISEQNKSDQNTMYASILLAEVLLKNNQIEEAFDFLNKAENIAVTKSYFKKSELEIIKLKLQILKLKNSTENELNLRRRMVAIEESLENEDGDEAINQANWIIEKNNYQESIDEAKNKYEKTLKKFYLIIATMVFSILLLVFVYFLKKYKDRQLQYEEKVKALESEKVKIEQKAHEDLESQIEYLKEKNIQIKNLKKEIENIEKSSFYYLEKRKGKLSNLLQSHLMTELEWNAFEREFEKECSKFYILLNQDFPEMSEPDKRLLLLQKLDFSNNEIAELLEITNESVKESKEKLKETLGDKFKLLFGRFY, encoded by the coding sequence ATGTCTGCCAAAAAAATATTATTCATTATTTTATTCTGTTATTCATTTGCTGCGAATGCACAAAAACTGCAAATTAGTACTTCAAAAAACGAACTCAAGAATATTGAGTCAATTCTGCTTCAAGAAAAGAATTTTGGCACAGATACAACGGCTTTAAAAGAATATCTTAGTCCATTAAATAAAATAACCAAATATCAGAGCATATATAAAGGTTTACTCGCAAATGGCTTTAGCAATTATTATACTTCTCGAAACAAAACTTCCGAAAACTATTATCTAAATTCCATTCAAAAAGCAAAGACTTCGCATAATATTTCTTTAGAAATTTGGGCAAAACTCAACTACATTAATTATTTATATTTCTACAGAGATTACATTAAACTCACGCCTTTTCTATTAGAAATAATGGAAAATCTCGAACCGCTCCGAGCTGAACAGATTATAAATGCCGATGAAACTTATAAAAGAATTGGATGGATTCTGCACACGTTTGGCGATTATAAAAAATCATTGCATTATTTAAAACTTGCCGAAAAACAAGCTGTTAAAAACACCTCTGAATATGCTTCTATCATTAATTCTATAGGACTAAACTATCTGTATATTCAAGATTATAAAATGGCTACTTATTATTTAAATGAAACTGCAAAAATTTCTTCGCAGATTCATGATGACGTTCGCTATGCCAAAGCTCTGGGAGATTTAGCTATGGTAAGCCAGCATAAAGGCGATTTTGAGAAAGCTATTACTTATTTGAAAAAAGACATTCAAATTTCTGAACAAAATAAAAGCGATCAGAATACTATGTATGCTTCGATTTTACTGGCAGAAGTTCTTCTAAAAAATAATCAGATAGAAGAAGCTTTTGATTTTTTGAATAAAGCCGAAAATATTGCGGTTACAAAATCTTATTTTAAAAAATCAGAATTGGAGATTATTAAATTGAAACTTCAGATTTTAAAGTTAAAGAATTCAACAGAAAACGAATTGAATCTGAGACGCCGAATGGTTGCTATTGAAGAATCTCTTGAAAATGAAGACGGTGATGAAGCTATTAATCAAGCCAACTGGATTATTGAAAAAAACAATTATCAAGAGAGTATTGATGAGGCAAAAAACAAGTATGAAAAAACGCTGAAAAAGTTCTATCTTATTATTGCTACAATGGTATTTAGCATTCTTTTACTTGTATTTGTTTATTTTTTAAAAAAGTACAAAGACAGACAGCTACAATATGAAGAAAAAGTAAAAGCTCTAGAATCTGAAAAAGTAAAAATAGAGCAAAAGGCTCATGAAGATCTAGAATCTCAAATAGAATATTTAAAGGAGAAAAATATTCAAATAAAAAATCTAAAAAAAGAGATTGAAAATATTGAGAAATCTTCTTTTTATTATTTAGAAAAAAGAAAAGGAAAACTAAGCAATTTGCTGCAATCTCATTTAATGACAGAATTGGAATGGAACGCTTTTGAAAGAGAATTCGAAAAAGAATGTTCAAAATTTTACATCTTGCTCAATCAAGATTTTCCAGAAATGAGCGAGCCTGATAAAAGATTATTACTGTTGCAAAAACTTGATTTTAGCAATAATGAAATTGCCGAACTTTTAGAAATTACAAATGAAAGCGTAAAAGAATCCAAAGAAAAACTCAAGGAAACGCTCGGAGATAAATTTAAACTCCTTTTTGGTCGTTTCTACTAA
- a CDS encoding Na+/H+ antiporter: MENITVIIMLLFGVAFLSLVSKKYNFPIPIVLVLCGVIISVFEGLPVIALSPEVVFVIFLPPLLYHAAWHTSWSDFKQSVRPITLAAVGLVFFTTGLVAVVAHWLIDDISWPLAFLLGAIVSPPDAVSATAITKGLGLNPRLIAILEGESLVNDASGLVAYKYALMAITAGNFVLWQAGLNFVLMSVLGTAIGLAVGVIMYYIHKRFVCDDIIEVTLTLLTPFASYLIAEHFEGSGVLAVVATGLFLAARSGTIFSHESRIMTNTIWDVLNNILNGLIFILIGLQLRQIIDGISNYSGNSLLIWGAVISVVVILVRFLWVIPATMIPRMLSRKIREKEEFDYRNMIIFGWSGMRGVVSMAAALALPLMLNKTEEFPLRNLIIYLVFCVILSTLVIQGLTLPWLIKKLKIERYSILAEEYNIRNVIVSETIAHIEDNFSLLDDELLHNIKSKYEVKFNRLQKTELPSNFFGNGKVLGGQIFNEFTKIQIDLLNVERAKLESMHKFGSVNEEIFRKIEKELDLEETRLWMEMYEE, from the coding sequence ATGGAGAATATTACCGTAATTATAATGCTGCTTTTCGGCGTAGCTTTTCTTAGCCTTGTTAGTAAAAAATATAATTTTCCAATTCCGATTGTTTTGGTTTTGTGCGGTGTTATTATTAGTGTTTTTGAAGGACTTCCGGTAATTGCTTTAAGTCCAGAAGTAGTATTTGTTATATTTCTGCCGCCATTATTGTATCATGCGGCGTGGCATACAAGCTGGTCTGACTTTAAGCAGTCTGTTAGACCAATAACTTTAGCCGCAGTTGGTTTAGTGTTTTTTACAACGGGTTTAGTTGCTGTCGTAGCGCATTGGCTTATAGATGATATTTCTTGGCCGTTAGCTTTTTTATTAGGCGCAATTGTCTCTCCGCCAGATGCAGTTTCTGCAACAGCAATAACAAAAGGTTTAGGACTTAATCCGAGATTAATTGCTATTCTTGAAGGAGAAAGTTTAGTAAACGATGCGAGCGGTCTTGTAGCGTACAAATATGCTCTAATGGCAATTACGGCTGGAAATTTTGTTTTATGGCAGGCAGGTTTAAATTTTGTTTTAATGTCGGTTTTGGGTACAGCAATTGGCTTGGCTGTTGGCGTTATAATGTACTACATTCATAAAAGATTTGTTTGTGATGATATTATCGAAGTCACGCTTACTTTATTAACACCATTTGCATCTTATCTAATTGCTGAGCATTTTGAAGGTTCAGGAGTTTTGGCTGTAGTAGCAACGGGACTTTTTCTAGCAGCAAGATCTGGAACTATTTTTTCTCATGAAAGCCGAATTATGACCAATACAATTTGGGATGTCTTAAATAATATTTTGAACGGATTAATCTTTATTTTAATCGGGCTCCAATTAAGGCAAATTATAGACGGAATCAGTAATTACTCTGGAAATTCGTTACTTATTTGGGGAGCTGTGATTAGTGTTGTGGTTATTTTGGTTCGTTTTTTATGGGTTATTCCAGCAACGATGATCCCAAGAATGCTCAGTAGAAAAATTCGCGAAAAAGAAGAATTTGATTATCGAAATATGATCATTTTTGGCTGGTCAGGAATGCGTGGTGTGGTTTCTATGGCAGCAGCTTTGGCACTTCCGTTAATGTTGAATAAAACGGAAGAATTTCCGCTTCGAAATTTAATTATATACTTGGTTTTCTGTGTTATACTTTCAACTTTAGTCATTCAAGGTCTGACACTTCCTTGGCTTATAAAAAAGCTTAAAATTGAACGTTATTCGATACTTGCCGAAGAATATAATATTCGAAATGTAATTGTATCTGAAACAATTGCGCATATTGAAGATAATTTTTCTTTGCTAGACGATGAATTACTCCATAATATTAAAAGTAAATATGAAGTAAAATTTAATCGACTGCAAAAAACAGAACTTCCTTCTAACTTTTTCGGGAATGGAAAAGTTTTAGGCGGACAGATTTTTAATGAATTCACCAAAATTCAAATTGATCTTTTGAATGTTGAAAGAGCGAAATTAGAATCAATGCACAAGTTTGGTTCTGTAAATGAAGAAATCTTCCGTAAAATCGAAAAAGAATTGGATTTGGAAGAAACTCGTTTGTGGATGGAGATGTATGAGGAATAA
- a CDS encoding ankyrin repeat domain-containing protein: MKKNLFVSFAFAASLFVSAQQKNTLLDAEFWKTSPTVETVKAEIAKGNNPSEANANAFDVTTLAINNDAPFATIKFLVEQPGNSITKLTHDNRIYLHWAAYRGNTELVQYLIGKGSDVNFEDSHGTAPADFAASNGQSNPAMYDAFFKAGVNPTKKYANGANLLLLAIASDKDLKAAEYFSTKGMSLKDVDNDGNTAFSYAARSGNIALLKKLLEKGIKPTDNALLIAAQGSRRETNTLETYKYLVEEAKVKATAQNKAGQNVLHILAGKPNQKEIIEYFLAKGVDVNKVDKEGNTPLMAAASGRETAALELFLPKVKNINAQNLKGESALTSAVRYGSPEAVSLLLSKGADVNVKDKDGNNLGVYLVQSYRPAGREKVTTDPFDAKAKLLQDKGLNLATAQKDGNTLYHLAITKNDVSLLKKITDLKVDINAKNKDGLTALHRAAMTSKDDAILKYLVSAGAKKEISTEFDETAYALAKENELLSKNNVSVEFLK; this comes from the coding sequence ATGAAAAAGAATCTTTTCGTTTCTTTTGCATTTGCTGCTAGCTTATTTGTAAGCGCTCAGCAAAAAAACACATTGTTAGATGCTGAATTTTGGAAAACTTCTCCAACTGTTGAAACTGTTAAGGCAGAAATCGCTAAAGGAAATAATCCATCAGAGGCAAACGCAAACGCATTTGATGTTACCACTTTAGCTATTAATAATGATGCTCCTTTTGCTACAATCAAATTTTTAGTTGAACAGCCAGGAAATTCAATTACAAAATTGACTCACGATAATCGTATTTACTTACATTGGGCTGCTTACAGAGGCAATACAGAATTAGTGCAATATTTAATTGGTAAAGGTTCTGATGTAAATTTCGAAGATAGTCACGGAACTGCTCCTGCTGATTTTGCGGCTTCAAACGGACAATCAAATCCAGCCATGTATGATGCGTTTTTTAAAGCCGGCGTAAATCCGACAAAAAAATATGCAAACGGTGCTAATCTTTTGCTTTTAGCAATCGCTTCTGATAAAGATTTAAAAGCTGCCGAATATTTCTCTACAAAAGGAATGTCTTTAAAAGATGTTGATAATGACGGAAATACTGCTTTTTCATACGCTGCTAGATCTGGAAATATTGCTCTTTTGAAAAAACTTCTTGAAAAAGGAATCAAACCAACTGACAATGCACTTTTAATTGCTGCGCAAGGAAGCCGCAGAGAAACAAATACTTTAGAAACTTATAAATATTTGGTTGAAGAAGCAAAAGTGAAAGCGACAGCTCAAAACAAAGCTGGGCAAAATGTATTGCATATTTTGGCTGGAAAACCAAATCAGAAAGAAATTATTGAATATTTCTTAGCAAAAGGAGTTGATGTAAACAAAGTTGATAAAGAAGGAAATACACCGTTAATGGCGGCTGCATCGGGGAGAGAAACTGCTGCTTTAGAATTATTTCTTCCGAAAGTAAAAAATATTAATGCTCAAAATTTAAAAGGAGAATCTGCTTTAACAAGTGCCGTTAGATACGGATCTCCAGAAGCGGTAAGTTTACTTTTATCTAAAGGTGCAGATGTAAATGTAAAAGATAAAGACGGAAATAATTTAGGAGTATATTTGGTACAATCTTATCGCCCAGCTGGAAGAGAAAAAGTAACTACAGATCCTTTTGATGCAAAAGCGAAATTACTTCAAGACAAAGGATTAAACTTAGCAACTGCTCAAAAAGACGGAAACACTTTATATCATTTAGCAATTACAAAAAATGATGTTTCTCTTCTTAAAAAAATCACAGATTTAAAGGTAGATATTAATGCTAAAAACAAAGACGGTTTAACGGCTTTGCACAGAGCAGCAATGACTTCTAAAGATGATGCAATTTTAAAATATCTTGTTTCTGCTGGAGCAAAAAAAGAAATCAGCACTGAATTTGACGAAACGGCTTATGCTTTGGCTAAAGAAAATGAACTGCTAAGCAAAAACAACGTTTCTGTTGAATTTTTAAAATAA
- a CDS encoding PaaI family thioesterase has product MENKRLQFLQSFIGKHFTGSPSPFAHWLNGKVISVEEKAVKFEFEIRKEMTNPVGMLHGGVTAGMIDDCIGVNFMVLGLEKFYPTINLYIDYFNPVFENQTVIVTTKLEKLGKTIINIKAEVTNKNTSKIVAQASANLAISDVKIPN; this is encoded by the coding sequence ATGGAAAATAAAAGATTACAATTTCTTCAAAGTTTTATTGGAAAACATTTTACGGGAAGTCCCTCACCTTTTGCACATTGGCTAAACGGAAAAGTAATTTCTGTTGAAGAAAAAGCAGTTAAATTTGAGTTTGAAATCAGGAAAGAAATGACCAATCCAGTTGGAATGCTCCACGGTGGTGTGACGGCAGGAATGATTGACGATTGTATCGGTGTCAATTTTATGGTTTTAGGACTTGAAAAATTCTATCCAACCATCAATTTATATATTGATTATTTTAATCCTGTGTTCGAAAATCAAACCGTTATTGTTACCACAAAACTAGAAAAACTTGGTAAAACGATTATTAATATCAAAGCAGAAGTTACCAATAAAAACACGTCTAAAATTGTTGCGCAAGCAAGTGCGAATTTAGCAATAAGTGATGTGAAAATTCCGAATTAA
- a CDS encoding SDR family oxidoreductase — MDLKGKTILITGGASGIGLESAKQFLAEGAKVIITGRNKEKLDAAKRLYPQIIAIQNDVADADQAQQLYEQIEILGGIDILYNNAGVSNPTNNLAKTNDQITEMAAYEMNINYLAIIRLNNLFLKMLKSRPETAIINTTSVLSYVPSNLAPTYSATKAALRFYTASLRSHLEVAKTNVKVFELLPPLVDTEMAKGIDAKSISPEILVKGLVDGIHKNNYTIRVGDTKVIYFLSRFFPKTAYKLINPLKNSIKLSA; from the coding sequence ATGGACTTAAAAGGTAAAACAATATTGATCACTGGCGGTGCGTCAGGAATAGGTTTAGAATCTGCAAAACAGTTTTTGGCAGAAGGTGCCAAAGTAATTATTACAGGTAGAAATAAAGAAAAATTAGATGCAGCTAAAAGACTTTATCCACAAATCATAGCCATTCAAAATGATGTTGCTGATGCAGATCAAGCGCAACAGCTTTATGAACAAATTGAAATTTTAGGCGGAATTGATATTCTATACAACAATGCAGGCGTTTCTAATCCAACAAATAATTTAGCCAAAACAAACGATCAGATTACAGAAATGGCGGCTTACGAAATGAATATAAACTATTTAGCAATTATAAGATTGAATAATTTATTTCTAAAAATGCTAAAAAGCCGTCCAGAAACTGCGATTATAAATACAACATCTGTGTTGAGTTATGTTCCGTCGAATTTGGCTCCAACTTATTCTGCAACAAAAGCCGCACTTCGTTTTTATACCGCTTCTCTTAGAAGTCATTTAGAAGTGGCTAAAACCAATGTAAAAGTTTTTGAATTATTGCCCCCATTAGTCGATACAGAAATGGCAAAAGGTATTGACGCCAAAAGTATAAGCCCAGAAATACTTGTAAAAGGTTTAGTAGATGGGATTCATAAAAACAATTACACCATTCGCGTAGGCGATACAAAAGTGATTTATTTCTTAAGTCGATTTTTTCCAAAAACAGCTTACAAACTAATTAATCCATTAAAAAACAGCATCAAATTATCTGCATAA